The genomic DNA TCGCCAATTCGCTCGGGCTGTTGCGCGGCTACGCCGGCACTTCGATGAGCGCGTACGCGGTGGCGCTGGCCGGCGATCGCGACGGCAAGCAGCAGAGCGGTGGCTACGGCGTGTCGAAGCGATGGCTCGCCGACTTTCCGACCGCCGAGGCGATCGCGCGCGAGGCGGGGCGCCGCGCGGTGGCGCGGATTGGCGCGCGCAGCGTGCCGACCGCGCGCGTGCCGGTGGTGCTGCATCCCGACATCGCGGCCAGCTGGATTGCCGAGATGTTCGACGCCTTCAGTGGCGAGAGCGTGATCAAGCGCTCGTCATGGCTCACCGAGAAGCTGGGGGAGACCATTGCCTCGCCGCTCGTGACGCTGGTCGACGACGGCGTGATGCCGCGCGGCGAGGGTTCGTCGCCCTGCGACGGCGAGGGCATCGCCTCGCGTCGCAATCTGCTGATCGACCGCGGACGGTGCGCGCAGTTCGTCTACGACGTGTACAACGCGCGGCGCGCGAAGACCCGCCCGACCGGCAATGGCGCGCGCGGCTATTCGTCGACGCCGGGGATCGGCTACAACAATCTCTACATCGAGCGTGGCGCCGATTCGCCGGAGGCGATTCTCAAGCGGGCCGGGCGCGGCTTCTACATGGACGACCAGGGCTCGTACGGCTTCAACGACGTCACCGGCGACTACTCGTTCCAGGCCCAGGGCCAGTGGATCGAGAACGGCGAGAAGGCGTTCCCGGTGGAGGGCGTGACGGTGGCGTCGAACTCGCTGGAGATGCTGCGCAACGTGATTGCCGTCGGCGACGATCTCGAGTTCGACGGCTCGGTGGCGAGCCCGACCCTGCTGATCGCGGAG from Candidatus Sulfotelmatobacter sp. includes the following:
- a CDS encoding TldD/PmbA family protein gives rise to the protein MSAPAVADARVDRALLDLAEDAVQRALRAGADQAEACVESSRSFRVKVQNGAIDSLKQSGTRGLGLRVLVGGAEGFVSSTDVASATLDDLARRAVSLARFSTPDENHGVPSPADAGEPATDLALYDSAVLELPAEAKIALAIELERITLAHDPRIQRSDSTGVSTREGQFVIANSLGLLRGYAGTSMSAYAVALAGDRDGKQQSGGYGVSKRWLADFPTAEAIAREAGRRAVARIGARSVPTARVPVVLHPDIAASWIAEMFDAFSGESVIKRSSWLTEKLGETIASPLVTLVDDGVMPRGEGSSPCDGEGIASRRNLLIDRGRCAQFVYDVYNARRAKTRPTGNGARGYSSTPGIGYNNLYIERGADSPEAILKRAGRGFYMDDQGSYGFNDVTGDYSFQAQGQWIENGEKAFPVEGVTVASNSLEMLRNVIAVGDDLEFDGSVASPTLLIAEMTLSGS